In one window of Shewanella goraebulensis DNA:
- a CDS encoding alpha/beta fold hydrolase — protein MKPGWLFLVLLVAFSAEAEINLVKVKGYDVEYEIKGSGKRIVFLEAGGSAGLSDWNPVFETLAQKTKVIRYSRIGNGGSEKIKKNYTSEEYAEEASLLLDVLEIDQPVVYVAHSYGAYIARRFASTYPEKVSALMLIEPASEHDVDIMRKIDLELAEKEIAQVKLDDLANGMSNNYLDFWSKRPLPDYPQIPDIPVTVIVSTKKFAAPPILFFTDKARDMWGQLHSDWVNTFPQGKAVLTNKSYHYPQNDEPEMVVAEVAELLSRIKP, from the coding sequence GTGAAACCTGGATGGTTATTTTTAGTACTTTTGGTTGCTTTTAGTGCTGAAGCTGAAATAAATTTAGTGAAAGTAAAAGGCTACGATGTTGAATATGAAATTAAAGGAAGCGGGAAGCGGATAGTTTTCCTCGAAGCTGGAGGTTCTGCTGGGTTATCTGATTGGAATCCAGTCTTTGAAACTCTAGCTCAAAAAACCAAAGTTATTCGCTATTCAAGAATTGGGAATGGTGGTTCTGAGAAAATTAAAAAGAATTACACTTCCGAAGAATATGCCGAAGAAGCATCTTTGCTTCTTGATGTTTTAGAAATAGATCAACCAGTCGTTTACGTAGCTCATTCTTATGGGGCATATATCGCAAGGCGCTTTGCGTCAACGTACCCTGAAAAAGTATCAGCCTTAATGCTGATAGAGCCAGCTTCAGAGCATGATGTTGATATAATGCGTAAAATTGATTTAGAGTTAGCTGAAAAAGAAATCGCCCAAGTAAAGCTAGATGATCTTGCAAATGGTATGTCTAATAATTATCTAGATTTTTGGTCAAAACGTCCATTACCAGATTACCCCCAAATTCCAGATATCCCAGTAACTGTAATAGTCTCAACAAAAAAATTTGCAGCCCCCCCAATTCTATTTTTCACTGATAAAGCTCGCGATATGTGGGGACAATTGCACTCGGACTGGGTAAATACTTTTCCACAGGGCAAAGCAGTCTTAACAAATAAAAGTTATCACTATCCGCAAAATGATGAACCAGAAATGGTTGTTGCAGAAGTAGCTGAACTGTTGTCCCGTATTAAACCCTAA